The nucleotide sequence cactcAGTTCCTGGAAGTCTCTGCTATCCCCAAGTATAGCTGGTCCATATGCACAACAGCTGATCTATCCACAGGGTTTAAGAGTCCCCGATTACTCCTCAGATGATGGACTAGAACAGCTTCATCATTTATGCTTATTCCAGAAAGGCCACATACCCATTTTTATATGCACACTAAGGATATCACATTATTAATTTGATGATAACATGAATGTTTATTGGTCACTAAATAAAGTACTGTGGCCTTCAACTGTTTAGCACCTTTTAAATTCCTCCAGAGTTGCCCAAAACTAGGGACACATTGTTTCCCAGAAAACTAAGTCTGAAGGACCTCAGAGCCCTGTTATGCTGACCCCAAAATCTCTGGCAAACACCCCAAGCAGGGATCTAATGTAGGGCTTCTGATAGAAACTTAATTGTAACTGTGTTTGCAGGAACATGAGATGCTAAGTAATTTTCTATTGTTCTGTCCTTggttacacatttattttaagtatcataatttatttatttggaattcAGAATGGTGTTGTTAGAGTTTGCTAAGAACAGATTGTTTGTAGTACTAGGTGTACAAAATCAGTTGCACAGTTTGGTCCAGAACTTTAGAAAATATAACACCTAAATGTCataggagaaaacaaatgacTAGAAGAGGTCAGTTATGGAAAGTACAATgttggtttctttgtttcttgtaagacattttagaaaaaggTACAGATGTAACAAGTATAATTTCTTTATCTGAAGGATGCctaccaagaaaaaaagcagactttCTTTTACTCTATAAAAGTTTTTGGTGTAATTCTGCCCTTACTGTTACCCCTGCAGTTTGAAAGGCTTCTGTTGGATTAGAAATCATATTGAAAATATCTCTTACCAACAATGCAAATAGCAgattattaaaactgaaaaggaatAATGCAAATCTTGAATGTAACAAGCATACCCAACACACTTGATGCTATGCTTCTCGCTTTTAAGCACTGATTTTGTGGGGATGACTTCTaagtgaaaattaaagcaagTAAATTTTTGCAGATTTTGGCTTCATGGGAAAGTGAACTCATGGGTTTTCCTCTTGTTATAACTTCCTAGATAATTCTGCATTCTTGTTGTTTACAATGGGCTTAATTCTGGTCATCAAGTTCTGCAAgggattatttttaaggaaaaagagatTCTCACCAGGAGGCTGAGTTACACCATTCATCCATTGAAAATgaatatagatattttttttaataaaaatcaatagaagATGTTTCCTCAGCAATTTAGCATTTATAGAAGTATTTCTACTGTTTTTagaatgggaaaacaaaacttgtttaCAGTgcatgaatttaaaaacaaatctgactGAAGTATAAGAACATTTTATAAAGGCTGATAACCCTTATGAGGACCTCAGCTTAGAGGAGCTGTTATTCACTGTACAATGAAAGAGCTGCAGCCAGTGGTTATGACTGGACTGATaaactaactttttttcctatttttgttttcttctaccTTCCAGGTATATGACAGGCCACAGAAACATTCTGCTCTGCACTATGATCCAGGCCTCCAACAAGACTTCACTGGTGACACCTTAAAATCAAAGTACCAGCAGAAAAGTAGCAACCAGCACCGTCTTGACTGGTCAGCAAGCTCCGACACTTTATCCACTTCTCAAAGTTGTTTCATCAACGCAGAACCCAGTCGAGAAGCAGTTAGTGCCACCAAGGTCACCACTCCAGAACCAGGAGTTTCCTTCAGCAAATCCCAAGCAAAGAAGTCCTGTGCCAGTAGCACATGGGGGCAGCTGTTGGCCAGCGGCAAAGAGCTTGCCATCTACAGTGCAGTCCCATCGCCCAACAACATTAGTGCGGCTGCCCAGCCAAGCAGCACTTCTGAGTGCAATGGGCTGTTGCCTCTTGGTAATCAAGAGGGAGGAGTGCAGCTGGAGGCTCCCGATCAGCCTGCTGGGAGTACAAAGAAGTCCAGCAAAAAGGACTTGATAAGTCAAACCATCCAAACTGCAGACATTGAATGGGTGAAGAGCGCTCAGAAAGCATTTGATAGCAAATCCAATGACagcatggaaggaaaaaaggagtcTTACTCGATGGACACTGTGTTGGATGCATCACCCTTGCAGAATCCCACTTCTGCTAGCAGTTGTGAAAGTGACACCAGTCATGTACGAATTACTATCCCAATGAAGTCTCCAACAACAGATACATCTggccacaaaagaaaaaaaaggcaatctaCAAAATCTTCCATGGAGAAAACTATCCAGGAGAAAAGCCTGCCTTCTGCACTTGCTATGAGCAGTGAAGTAGCAAACAGGACTAGTTCTCAGTCAGAGGGAAGTAAAAAAGACCTTCGAGCCACAAAGCCAGGGAAAGTGATTGAAAATGAGTCCCCCTTAGTAGCTGCTGACAGCAGTGTGCTTACTGACAAAGCTTCCCCCAACAGTGCCACCAGACTCAGAAAATCTGTAGCTGTGACATCCACTCTCCTATCCACCAATCTTCCCACAGCTAGCAAATTATTTGAGATCCAGCGCCCCAAACTTGCACCTAAGAGGCGATGGACCTGCAGCAAACCTAAATCTATCCTTCGGGAGACCTCCATGACAGCATCTGAGAAGCTGATGGTGGAGCCTCCTTCAGCCTATCCCATCACACCATCCAGCCCTCTGTATACCAATACAGACAGTCTTACTGTGATCACAcctgtcaagaaaaaaagaggacgACCAAAGAAACAGCCTTTGCTCACTGTTGAAACCATTCATGAGGGAACCTCTACCAGCCCAGTGAGTCCAATCAATTGTGAATTTCcaggaacaaaaaaaaggaagaggagacgGAATCTGGCCAAGTTGGCCCAGATGGTCCCAGGAGAGGACAAGTCCATTAGTGAACTCAAGTTTCACAAAAAGGTTGGGAAGCTTGGGGTCTTGGATAAGAAGACTATTAAGACCATTAACAAGATGAAGACCCTCAAGAGGAAGAATATTCTCAATCAGATCTtgtcctcctgctccagcagcataGCTCTGAAAGCAAAAGTCCAGCCACCATCTAGTGCTGGGCCAACAACCATTGATGCCAGGCTAGGGAAGCAGATCAATGTCAGCAAGAGGGGGACTATCTACATTGGTAAAAAACGGGGCAGGAAgccaagagcagagctgcagcctcaaCCAGAAGAACCTAAGACAGCCATCAAGCACTCAAGGCCTGTTTCCAGCCAGCCAGAAAACCCAGCAGTGCCTTCCAACTTGCAGTCACTTGTGGCATCATCACCAGCAGCTATTCATCAGCTTTCGATACAGTTAGTGGGGACTAATGGCAACCTTAGCCCTGCAagtactgaaacatttttttcagagttaaaaACTATGCCAAATCTTCAACCTATCAGTGCTCTTtctacaaaaatacagaaaggaatgCTCAGTGGAACTTGGAAGCTGTCTCCACCCAGATTAATGGCTAATTCACCTTCCCACCTCTGTGAAATAGGTTCTCTGAAAGAAGTCACACTGTCGCCAGTGAGTGAGTCTCACAGCGAAGAAACCATACCAAGTGACAGCGGGATAGGTACAGACAACAACAGCACTTCTGACCAAGCTGAGAAAAGCTCAGAATCCCGCCGGAGATACTCCTTTGATTTCTGCAGCCTGGACAATCCAGAGGCTATCCCATCTGACACCAGCACAAAGAACAGGCATGGTCACCGGCAGAAACATCTAATTATGGATAACTTTCTCTCTCATGAGAGCATTAAAAAGCCAAAGcacaagaggaaaaggaaaagcctgCAGAATAGAGATGACCTCCAGTTTCTGGCAGACCTTGAGGAACTCATCGATAAGTTTCAAGTGTTCAGGATTTCCCATCAAAGTTACACATTTTATCATGAAAATCCATATCCCAGCATCTTCAGGATTAATTTTGATCACTACTATCCTGTGCCATATATCCAGTATGACCCATTGCTCTGTCTTCGCAGGACCTCTGACATGAAATCTAAGAAGAAGCGTGGTAGACCTGCCAAAACCAATGACACCATGACAAAGGTGCCTTTTTTACAAGGGTTCGGTTACCCTATTCCCAGTGGGAGTTACTATGCACCCTATGGAATGCCTTACACATCAATGCCTATGATGAATCTTGGTTATTATGGTCAGTATCCAGCTCCTTTGTACCTGTCTCACACGCTCAGAGCAGCTTCCCCATTTATGAGACCTACCGTGCCCCCACCCCAATTCCATGTGAGCTCTCATATGAAGATGTCCACCACTGCcaagcataaaacaaaacacgGAGGGCACCTACAAACT is from Oxyura jamaicensis isolate SHBP4307 breed ruddy duck chromosome Z unlocalized genomic scaffold, BPBGC_Ojam_1.0 oxyZ_random_OJ68858, whole genome shotgun sequence and encodes:
- the LOC118158689 gene encoding SET-binding protein-like; protein product: VYDRPQKHSALHYDPGLQQDFTGDTLKSKYQQKSSNQHRLDWSASSDTLSTSQSCFINAEPSREAVSATKVTTPEPGVSFSKSQAKKSCASSTWGQLLASGKELAIYSAVPSPNNISAAAQPSSTSECNGLLPLGNQEGGVQLEAPDQPAGSTKKSSKKDLISQTIQTADIEWVKSAQKAFDSKSNDSMEGKKESYSMDTVLDASPLQNPTSASSCESDTSHVRITIPMKSPTTDTSGHKRKKRQSTKSSMEKTIQEKSLPSALAMSSEVANRTSSQSEGSKKDLRATKPGKVIENESPLVAADSSVLTDKASPNSATRLRKSVAVTSTLLSTNLPTASKLFEIQRPKLAPKRRWTCSKPKSILRETSMTASEKLMVEPPSAYPITPSSPLYTNTDSLTVITPVKKKRGRPKKQPLLTVETIHEGTSTSPVSPINCEFPGTKKRKRRRNLAKLAQMVPGEDKSISELKFHKKVGKLGVLDKKTIKTINKMKTLKRKNILNQILSSCSSSIALKAKVQPPSSAGPTTIDARLGKQINVSKRGTIYIGKKRGRKPRAELQPQPEEPKTAIKHSRPVSSQPENPAVPSNLQSLVASSPAAIHQLSIQLVGTNGNLSPASTETFFSELKTMPNLQPISALSTKIQKGMLSGTWKLSPPRLMANSPSHLCEIGSLKEVTLSPVSESHSEETIPSDSGIGTDNNSTSDQAEKSSESRRRYSFDFCSLDNPEAIPSDTSTKNRHGHRQKHLIMDNFLSHESIKKPKHKRKRKSLQNRDDLQFLADLEELIDKFQVFRISHQSYTFYHENPYPSIFRINFDHYYPVPYIQYDPLLCLRRTSDMKSKKKRGRPAKTNDTMTKVPFLQGFGYPIPSGSYYAPYGMPYTSMPMMNLGYYGQYPAPLYLSHTLRAASPFMRPTVPPPQFHVSSHMKMSTTAKHKTKHGGHLQTSVGMGLGDMQSSLAPPKVGGTSLSSGRLHKRKHKHKHKHKDEQILGMHEDLSGLFDSKSTGFSSHAINERLSGSDKDLSLLNEKSKHKEKQKHQHCETGHKCSKSNFEVDTMSTLSLSDAQQWTQSKEKSDSSNDPIDSCTKRYSGNTESNARSESLDMFGEMNSSNEKRDNDASENKRRSFEGFGTYREKDIQPFRTSRKDRSTYDSSSSS